One segment of Podospora pseudopauciseta strain CBS 411.78 chromosome 5 map unlocalized CBS411.78m_5.2, whole genome shotgun sequence DNA contains the following:
- a CDS encoding uncharacterized protein (EggNog:ENOG503PESC), whose amino-acid sequence MPASSSSDIMPQQPRLPMESTTTLALDIAEGSLFKDGFLAFNDPLVGEGIAEMEKRGFPYFTAYGSDFCEVFALNKRIRSIFEASFEKCSLGHWLRYGEFPGNVKCFRKGGPKAGRYVLMVHLWAKGSQVAYYVGSHHHNITTSRDNPSLYEIPLSKLNRVGSKPKHKESPDSSS is encoded by the exons ATGCCCGCATCGTCATCTTCGGACATAATGCCACAACAACCCAGACTTCCCATGgaatcaacaacaacgctCGCACTGGACATAGCAGAGGGATCTCTCTTCAAGGATGGCTTCTTAGCTTTTAATGACCCACTGGTTGGGGAAGGTATCgcggagatggagaagagaggCTTCCCATACTTCACGGCATACGGCTCGGATTTCTGCGAAGTGTTCGCCTTGAATAAG CGCATCCGATCCATCTTCGAAGCCTCCTTCGAAAAATGTAGCCTTGGTCATTGGCTAAGATATGGGGAATTTCCTGGAAATGTTAAATGCTTTAGGAAGGGCGGTCCAAAGGCCGGTCGCTACGTTCTGATGGTTCATTTGTGGGCCAAAGGATCGCAAGTAGCATATTATGTCGGTTCGCACCATCATAACATAACAACTTCGAGGGACAATCCGTCTTTATATGAGATACCGCTTTCTAAGCTTAATCGTGTCGGCTCTAAGCCTAAGCACAAAGAGTCCCCAGATAGTAGTTCGTAA
- a CDS encoding uncharacterized protein (EggNog:ENOG503NZ3W), whose amino-acid sequence MTYAVRAIVELFRAVDREDKVNRQILAFSISHDHRSVRIYGHYPVIAGNDTIYYRHPIHTYDFTTLDGRDKRTAYQFTKNVYDTWIPAHFKNICSAIDQLPSNLDFDVPPLLRQPDFPRTWGA is encoded by the coding sequence ATGACCTATGCAGTGCGGGCCATCGTCGAGCTCTTTCGTGCTGTGGATCGCGAGGATAAGGTCAACCGCCAGATtctcgccttctccatctcgcACGACCACCGGTCAGTACGGATCTACGGCCACTACCCGGTGATAGCTGGCAATGATACCATATATTATCGCCATCCAATCCATACTTACGATTTTACAACACTAGACGGAAGGGACAAAAGGACAGCTTACCAATTCACCAAGAATGTATACGATACATGGATTCCCGCTCACTTCAAGAACATCTGCTCCGCCATTGATCAGTTACCCTCGAATTTGGACTTTGATGTCCCACCGCTTCTGAGGCAACCTGACTTTCCCAGGACTTGGGGAGCCTGA